The proteins below come from a single Dinghuibacter silviterrae genomic window:
- a CDS encoding class I SAM-dependent methyltransferase yields the protein MSEKLDMFFNRLTKVYKHLGKQAARQGISCYRVYDHDLPEFPFCIEFYGERLYLAEYRRRHGMDEDQHDEWLYTCLPVISTVLGVPVDEIYWRQRERKAGRQGQYTRQSEEGEFFTVPEGGLSFLVNLTDYLDTGLFLDHRLTRARVREEAAGKDVLNLFAYTGSFSVYAAAGGARSVTTVDLSKTYLGWAERNMQLNGLQDPRRTYIHADVKQYLGTLPGEAFDLVVMDPPTFSNSKRMKDFLDIQRDHVPLLNEVLRAVRPGGAVYFSTNFTRFVLDREAIAAAGVKDITRATTPFDFEGKLKRWCYLLQK from the coding sequence GTGAGCGAAAAGCTAGATATGTTTTTCAACCGCCTCACCAAGGTGTACAAACACCTCGGGAAACAGGCGGCAAGACAGGGAATTTCGTGCTATCGGGTCTATGACCACGATCTGCCGGAATTCCCTTTCTGTATTGAGTTTTACGGCGAGCGGCTGTACCTAGCGGAGTACCGCCGCCGCCACGGCATGGATGAAGACCAGCACGACGAATGGCTGTACACCTGTCTGCCTGTCATCTCTACCGTACTGGGCGTGCCCGTCGATGAGATTTACTGGCGGCAGCGCGAGCGCAAGGCGGGCCGTCAGGGACAATACACCCGCCAGTCGGAGGAAGGGGAATTTTTTACCGTGCCGGAAGGGGGATTGTCGTTCCTGGTCAACCTGACCGACTACCTGGACACCGGTCTTTTCCTCGATCATCGCCTGACTCGTGCGCGTGTACGCGAAGAAGCCGCAGGCAAAGACGTCCTCAATCTTTTTGCCTATACCGGTTCGTTCTCCGTGTATGCCGCGGCGGGCGGTGCCCGGAGCGTGACCACCGTGGACCTTTCCAAGACCTACCTGGGCTGGGCGGAGCGGAACATGCAGCTCAACGGGTTGCAGGATCCCAGACGGACTTACATCCATGCGGACGTCAAGCAGTACCTCGGCACGCTGCCCGGGGAAGCCTTCGACCTGGTCGTCATGGACCCGCCCACTTTTAGCAACAGCAAACGCATGAAAGATTTTCTCGACATCCAGCGGGATCATGTCCCGCTGCTCAACGAGGTGCTTCGCGCCGTGCGACCAGGGGGTGCCGTGTATTTCAGCACCAACTTCACCAGGTTCGTATTGGATCGTGAAGCCATCGCTGCTGCCGGGGTCAAGGACATTACCCGGGCAACGACGCCCTTCGATTTCGAGGGGAAGCTCAAGCGGTGGTGTTACCTGCTGCAGAAGTGA
- a CDS encoding SusC/RagA family TonB-linked outer membrane protein — MKKAIALFFLTCLWSLPNVLWAQTTQITGKVVSQKTGTPLPGASVRIKGTDRGTVTNGEGQFVLQAKRGEVLVISYLGEETQELKVGTDNSPMVALVDKAGNLEDVVVVGYGTQKKSVVTGSIASVKASDLDNMPVSRVDDALKGRTSGTIIVQNTGAPGASSTVMIRGVTSINEGANTPLYVVDGTIVDQGGIDYLNPADIESIEVLKDAASTAIYGARGGPGVILVTTKKGKAGQGHITYTGSFGSSAPVRKLDLLNATEYATLRNESSMAAGKGIVFQNPQSLGAGTDWQSQIFNNHALTENHELAYSGGSEKGTFYTSVGYYDQQGIVATSISNYKRLTVRINTEAKLRPWLSIGENFGYSYIKSQGGLNTNSEFGGPLSSAINLDPTTPVIETDPAVLAAAPYSTQPVVKDGLGRPYGISTQVGQEITNPVAFIQTQQGNYGWSHNLVGDAYLSAGPIKGVKFTTDFHAKQAFWGSRSFTPIYYLNSSTNNLTNNNLYEDYEQGMRWNWDNYLSYTYNRNGHNLMVMAGYSSEEDAANDGLNGTFYALPVSTYGAASTNYSLPTTDRIAGGYQGQVVTRSSYIGRLTYNFREKYLLTANFRRDGSSNFGSNNKYGNFPSASVGWVPSKENFWNTITAVDYLKIRAGFGVNGNDAISPFSYVSTIGGGRNYPFGPGGGVDVGYSPNAPANPDLKWERVTQTDLGFDATVYRHYTVTFDWFNKNTTGMLEQIQIPGYSGAAGNPTGNVGNMYSRGVELDLGYNQRVGAVNLNFSGHVSHIINKVTTLGTTQYFTGASFQASSYEINRIQPGQPLDEFYGFKTLGIFQTQADVNNYVGKNGPIQPNAKPGDFKFADLNGDGTISSADRTWLGSPIPTWVFGFTAGATYKSFDLTLFMQGQAGNKIFQGYRRLDITNANYQSIALNRWTGAGTSNDFPRLVDGDPNGNFTNPTSFYLQNGAYLKLKSFRLGYTLPKSIVDRAGFQKLYIYVAGDNLLTFTKYNGFDPEIGGGFGQGGSGNANNYGVDNGIYPLARTFTVGLNVGF, encoded by the coding sequence ATGAAAAAAGCGATTGCGTTGTTTTTTCTTACCTGCCTATGGTCACTCCCCAACGTTCTATGGGCGCAGACCACCCAAATCACCGGAAAAGTCGTATCCCAAAAGACGGGCACCCCGCTCCCCGGTGCATCCGTGCGTATCAAGGGAACCGACCGTGGTACGGTGACCAACGGGGAGGGACAATTCGTCCTTCAGGCCAAACGCGGAGAAGTCCTGGTCATCAGTTACCTGGGTGAAGAAACCCAGGAGCTGAAAGTCGGCACCGATAACTCCCCGATGGTGGCCCTGGTCGATAAAGCCGGCAACCTGGAAGATGTGGTTGTCGTGGGCTACGGTACCCAGAAAAAAAGCGTGGTAACCGGGTCGATTGCCTCGGTGAAAGCGTCCGACCTGGACAATATGCCGGTCAGCCGCGTGGACGACGCCTTGAAAGGCAGGACGTCCGGTACGATCATCGTCCAAAACACCGGTGCTCCCGGGGCGTCTTCTACGGTGATGATCCGGGGGGTTACCTCCATCAACGAAGGGGCAAACACTCCTTTATATGTAGTAGACGGTACCATCGTCGACCAGGGCGGTATCGACTACCTGAACCCGGCCGACATCGAGTCCATCGAAGTACTGAAGGACGCTGCGTCCACCGCCATTTACGGGGCGCGGGGCGGTCCCGGTGTCATCCTGGTCACGACCAAAAAAGGGAAGGCCGGCCAGGGGCATATTACCTATACCGGGTCTTTTGGTAGCTCCGCTCCCGTCCGGAAGCTGGACCTGCTGAATGCCACCGAGTATGCCACGCTGAGGAACGAATCCTCCATGGCCGCCGGCAAGGGCATCGTTTTCCAGAACCCCCAGTCCCTGGGCGCGGGGACAGACTGGCAGAGCCAGATCTTTAACAACCACGCCCTGACCGAAAATCACGAGCTGGCCTACAGCGGCGGCAGTGAAAAAGGCACGTTTTATACCTCTGTCGGTTACTATGACCAGCAAGGGATCGTGGCGACCTCTATATCCAATTACAAAAGGCTGACCGTCCGCATCAATACGGAAGCCAAATTGCGTCCCTGGTTGAGCATAGGCGAAAACTTCGGGTACTCCTATATTAAAAGTCAGGGTGGCCTGAATACGAACAGCGAGTTCGGTGGACCGCTGAGCTCCGCCATCAACCTCGACCCGACGACCCCGGTGATTGAAACAGATCCGGCGGTCCTGGCCGCGGCGCCGTACAGCACCCAGCCGGTGGTTAAAGACGGTCTTGGCCGTCCTTATGGTATTTCCACCCAGGTCGGGCAGGAAATCACCAACCCCGTAGCCTTTATCCAAACGCAGCAGGGGAACTACGGCTGGTCCCACAACCTGGTGGGTGATGCCTACCTGAGCGCAGGACCCATCAAGGGCGTCAAATTCACCACCGACTTCCACGCCAAACAAGCCTTTTGGGGCAGCCGGAGCTTTACCCCGATCTATTACCTGAACAGCTCGACCAACAACCTGACCAACAACAACCTCTACGAGGATTACGAACAGGGGATGCGCTGGAACTGGGACAACTACCTGTCCTATACCTACAACCGTAATGGCCACAACCTGATGGTGATGGCCGGTTACAGCTCGGAAGAAGACGCCGCGAACGACGGTCTGAACGGCACCTTCTATGCGCTGCCCGTGTCCACCTACGGCGCTGCATCGACCAACTATTCCCTGCCGACGACCGACCGGATTGCCGGCGGTTACCAGGGCCAGGTCGTCACCCGTAGTTCCTACATCGGCCGGTTGACCTACAACTTCCGCGAGAAGTACCTCTTGACGGCCAACTTCCGCCGGGACGGTTCCTCCAACTTCGGTTCCAACAACAAATACGGGAACTTCCCCTCCGCTTCCGTGGGTTGGGTGCCTTCCAAGGAAAACTTCTGGAACACCATTACGGCCGTCGACTACCTGAAAATCCGCGCCGGTTTCGGCGTAAACGGTAACGACGCCATCTCCCCGTTCTCTTACGTATCGACCATCGGCGGCGGCCGCAACTATCCCTTCGGTCCCGGCGGCGGCGTCGACGTTGGCTACAGCCCCAACGCCCCGGCCAACCCCGACCTGAAGTGGGAACGCGTGACGCAAACCGACCTCGGTTTTGACGCCACGGTCTACCGTCACTACACCGTCACCTTCGACTGGTTCAACAAAAATACCACGGGTATGCTGGAACAGATCCAGATCCCCGGCTACTCCGGCGCTGCCGGCAACCCGACGGGTAACGTGGGCAACATGTACAGCCGCGGGGTGGAACTGGACCTGGGCTACAATCAACGCGTAGGCGCTGTGAACCTCAACTTCAGCGGCCATGTCAGCCATATTATCAACAAGGTAACCACCCTGGGTACGACCCAGTATTTCACGGGGGCCTCCTTCCAGGCGAGCTCCTACGAGATCAACCGCATCCAGCCGGGCCAACCCCTGGATGAATTCTACGGGTTCAAAACCCTGGGCATCTTCCAGACACAGGCCGACGTCAACAACTATGTCGGTAAAAACGGTCCGATCCAGCCGAATGCAAAACCCGGTGACTTCAAATTTGCCGACCTCAACGGTGACGGCACGATTTCCAGCGCCGACCGTACCTGGCTGGGCAGTCCCATACCGACCTGGGTATTTGGCTTTACCGCCGGTGCTACCTACAAGTCGTTTGACCTGACCCTCTTCATGCAAGGGCAAGCCGGCAACAAGATCTTCCAGGGGTACCGCCGCCTGGACATCACGAACGCCAACTACCAGAGCATTGCCCTCAATCGCTGGACCGGCGCCGGTACATCCAACGACTTCCCCCGGCTGGTGGACGGAGACCCCAACGGTAACTTTACAAACCCGACCTCCTTCTATCTTCAGAACGGCGCTTACCTGAAGCTGAAATCCTTCCGCCTTGGGTATACCCTGCCGAAGAGCATCGTCGACAGGGCCGGTTTCCAGAAACTGTATATCTATGTAGCCGGTGACAACCTGCTCACTTTTACCAAATACAACGGCTTCGATCCCGAAATCGGGGGTGGCTTTGGCCAGGGTGGATCGGGTAACGCCAACAACTATGGCGTGGACAACGGTATCTATCCCCTTGCGCGGACTTTCACCGTCGGCTTGAACGTTGGTTTCTAA
- the nusB gene encoding transcription antitermination factor NusB: protein MISRRNIRVKVMQTLYTIEALDHSTKPGEEVKILDTHLEQSRQLFVYLVWFLTEVARYAEIDARHRASKHLPSPEDLSVSTKIAGNTLLWAILEHGSFLQAVAKDKPQLIDSQDWVRKIYLRLVETPLYREYIRIQDRDKDAEKDILAFIFTDLMLPDDDFVSHLEEQFVHWDDDADMMNLLMLGFLQKPKAYNFQDFLGKEKGQFARELLQTVLSKETQLTELITPRLQNWDAERIAILDMILMKMGTAEFLFFETIPTKVTINEYIDLAKEYSTAQSGQFVNGILDNIHKELLTGNRIHKTSHKN, encoded by the coding sequence ATGATCAGCAGAAGAAACATCCGGGTCAAGGTGATGCAGACCCTCTACACCATAGAGGCCCTCGACCATAGCACTAAACCCGGGGAAGAAGTCAAGATCCTGGACACGCACCTGGAACAATCCCGGCAGCTCTTTGTTTACCTGGTCTGGTTTCTGACCGAGGTCGCCCGGTACGCCGAGATCGACGCACGGCACCGGGCCTCCAAACACCTTCCCTCACCCGAGGACCTGTCCGTGTCTACCAAGATCGCCGGCAACACCCTTTTATGGGCCATCCTGGAGCACGGCTCTTTTCTCCAGGCCGTGGCCAAGGACAAGCCGCAGTTGATCGACTCCCAGGACTGGGTCCGCAAGATCTATCTGCGACTGGTGGAGACCCCGCTGTACCGGGAATACATCAGGATCCAGGACCGGGACAAAGACGCGGAAAAGGACATCCTCGCCTTTATTTTTACCGACCTGATGCTGCCCGACGATGACTTCGTGTCCCACCTGGAGGAACAGTTTGTGCATTGGGACGACGACGCCGACATGATGAACCTGCTGATGCTGGGCTTTCTGCAAAAGCCGAAGGCCTACAACTTCCAGGACTTTTTGGGGAAGGAAAAGGGGCAGTTTGCCCGGGAGCTTCTCCAGACGGTCCTGTCCAAGGAAACACAGCTCACGGAGCTGATCACGCCCCGTCTCCAGAACTGGGACGCCGAGCGGATCGCGATCCTGGACATGATCCTGATGAAGATGGGAACGGCCGAATTTCTTTTTTTCGAGACGATCCCGACAAAGGTGACGATCAACGAGTATATAGACCTGGCCAAGGAATACAGCACGGCACAAAGCGGACAATTTGTCAATGGCATCCTGGACAACATCCACAAGGAGCTGCTGACGGGGAACAGGATCCACAAAACTTCGCATAAAAATTGA
- a CDS encoding RagB/SusD family nutrient uptake outer membrane protein, whose protein sequence is MKRKHLIYLFVGAAGFFSSCSKSFLSPTPNGLQLQSNYYKTPAEAFAAVTAAYNPLGWECGSTDNTYIDKLGSLNSGADECYAGGGGPTDMEVWQVFNTYTMSGAVGPSASLWDRNYTGIYRANLVLENTVNVPGLDAATQARYVAEAKFLRAYYYFDLVREFGNIPLILHSLSTDELYNQVQTTPDTVYAQIEADLTAAIPVLPATVAATELGRVTKGAANALMGKVILTENNTARMQTAATYLEAVNSSGLYSLQTNYAEIFDPANKFNSESIFEIYHSAAAASGWGNWPNFLGNVYAQMTGPRSYSGPLYWSGGWSFNPIMPTLVADLYGDPRYSATIMNVDSLVKAGKASYTPGYANTGYFMAKFAPRATEVAAAGQTELNFPNDYIEIRLADTYLMEAEALVRGGGDLTKAQSYLDQVRARVGLPSVPATLDNIYHERRLELATEGHRWFDLVRTGQAAAILGPLKGYQQGVNNVLPIPLVELNNTKLKQNPGYK, encoded by the coding sequence ATGAAAAGGAAACATCTGATATATCTTTTTGTGGGTGCGGCGGGTTTTTTCTCGTCTTGCTCCAAGAGCTTTCTGTCGCCCACCCCAAACGGGTTGCAGCTACAGTCCAACTATTACAAAACCCCCGCCGAGGCATTTGCGGCCGTGACCGCGGCCTATAACCCGCTGGGCTGGGAGTGTGGCAGTACGGACAATACCTATATCGATAAACTGGGCTCGCTCAACAGCGGCGCCGATGAATGCTATGCCGGCGGTGGCGGTCCCACCGACATGGAGGTTTGGCAGGTATTCAATACCTATACCATGAGCGGCGCCGTCGGCCCCTCTGCCAGTCTTTGGGACCGGAACTATACCGGTATCTACCGGGCGAACCTCGTCCTGGAGAACACGGTGAATGTCCCCGGTCTGGATGCGGCCACACAGGCACGGTATGTTGCGGAAGCCAAATTCCTCCGCGCCTATTATTATTTCGACCTGGTGCGCGAGTTCGGGAACATCCCCCTGATCTTACACAGCCTGTCCACGGATGAATTGTACAACCAGGTACAAACGACTCCGGACACCGTGTATGCCCAGATCGAAGCCGACCTGACGGCCGCCATCCCGGTGCTGCCTGCCACCGTAGCCGCTACGGAGCTGGGCCGGGTAACCAAGGGAGCCGCCAACGCCCTGATGGGGAAGGTGATCCTGACCGAAAACAATACCGCCCGTATGCAGACCGCGGCTACCTACCTGGAAGCCGTCAACAGCTCGGGTTTGTATTCCCTGCAAACCAATTACGCCGAGATCTTCGACCCGGCCAACAAGTTTAATTCGGAGTCCATCTTCGAGATCTATCACTCGGCCGCGGCGGCATCCGGTTGGGGAAACTGGCCCAACTTCCTGGGGAATGTGTATGCGCAAATGACAGGCCCCCGTTCCTATAGCGGTCCGCTCTATTGGTCCGGCGGCTGGAGCTTCAATCCCATCATGCCCACGCTGGTCGCCGACCTCTACGGCGACCCGAGGTACAGCGCCACGATCATGAACGTGGACAGCCTGGTCAAGGCCGGGAAGGCCTCCTACACACCGGGCTATGCCAACACCGGTTATTTCATGGCGAAATTTGCTCCCCGGGCCACCGAAGTAGCGGCCGCCGGTCAAACCGAGCTGAACTTCCCCAACGACTATATCGAGATCCGCCTGGCCGATACCTACCTGATGGAAGCCGAAGCGCTGGTACGCGGTGGTGGAGACCTGACCAAAGCCCAGTCCTACCTGGACCAGGTGCGCGCCCGTGTCGGTCTTCCCTCGGTCCCCGCTACCTTAGACAACATCTATCACGAACGCCGCCTGGAGCTGGCCACCGAAGGCCACCGCTGGTTCGACCTCGTCCGTACCGGGCAGGCCGCCGCGATCCTCGGGCCGCTCAAAGGGTACCAGCAAGGCGTTAACAATGTGCTGCCTATTCCCCTGGTGGAACTGAACAATACCAAGCTGAAACAAAACCCCGGTTACAAATAA
- the coaE gene encoding dephospho-CoA kinase (Dephospho-CoA kinase (CoaE) performs the final step in coenzyme A biosynthesis.) has product MLKVGLTGGIGSGKSTVAKVFGVLGIPLYSSDLASRRLMQEDAALIREIKEAFGEQAYTGNQLNRAYLASIVFKDKTQLTRLNALVHPATIRDGDAWIARQTGPYAIRESSLIFEAGMQGQFDVIIGVSAPGALRIKRVMDRDRVEAEAVRERMRHQIQERIKMLLCDEVVVNDDQHAVIPQVLALHEKLLTSAAGNTTA; this is encoded by the coding sequence ATGCTAAAAGTGGGTCTCACCGGCGGTATTGGCAGCGGCAAAAGCACCGTAGCCAAGGTTTTCGGCGTATTGGGCATTCCCCTATACTCCTCCGACCTGGCGTCCCGCCGGTTGATGCAGGAAGACGCAGCGCTCATCCGGGAGATCAAGGAGGCCTTTGGCGAGCAGGCCTATACCGGGAACCAGCTCAACCGGGCTTACTTAGCCTCCATCGTTTTCAAGGACAAGACACAGCTCACCCGCCTCAACGCCCTCGTCCACCCCGCCACCATCCGCGACGGGGACGCGTGGATCGCCCGCCAGACGGGGCCCTACGCGATCCGCGAGTCATCCCTCATCTTCGAGGCAGGGATGCAGGGCCAGTTCGACGTCATCATCGGTGTCAGCGCGCCGGGCGCGCTGCGCATCAAACGCGTCATGGACCGGGATCGCGTGGAAGCCGAAGCCGTACGCGAACGCATGCGCCACCAGATACAGGAGCGGATAAAAATGTTGCTGTGCGACGAGGTCGTCGTCAACGATGATCAGCATGCGGTGATACCGCAGGTGCTGGCGCTGCATGAGAAGCTACTCACTTCTGCAGCAGGTAACACCACCGCTTGA
- the yajC gene encoding preprotein translocase subunit YajC — translation MQHSVFLMAQPGGNSSVLLIYLGLMFVVFYFFMIRPQSAKAKKQKAFLSNLQKGDKIVTIAGIHGTVYKVNDDNTTLQLEVSPGSYLKIEKSAISMEWTSNLQKAAGTAETSK, via the coding sequence ATGCAGCATTCTGTTTTCTTGATGGCACAGCCCGGCGGTAACAGTTCAGTTCTCCTGATCTACCTGGGGCTTATGTTTGTGGTTTTCTATTTCTTTATGATCAGGCCCCAGTCTGCCAAGGCCAAAAAACAAAAGGCCTTCCTGAGCAACCTGCAAAAGGGGGACAAGATCGTCACCATCGCGGGTATCCACGGCACCGTATACAAGGTAAACGACGATAACACCACGCTTCAGCTGGAAGTCAGCCCCGGCAGCTACCTCAAGATCGAGAAGAGCGCCATCAGCATGGAGTGGACATCGAACCTGCAAAAGGCCGCGGGGACCGCTGAGACCAGCAAATAA
- a CDS encoding triple tyrosine motif-containing protein, producing the protein MGVIKGQNTIGLPQIINYPKEVYQAGTQSWDIAQDHNGILYFANNSGLLTFNGHYWHRYPMPNETIVRSVQVAPSGRVFVGAQDEIGYFFPGANGDLVYTSLKSLVPAADRKFADVWDISIIGDQVFFRAEDKIFLYKDQTVAVYPAPSEWRFMGNVGEEVFAQDKAKGLMRFREGRWEPLRQPFGGPDTLVTTLLPFDKDTLLIGTNRHGLYLLTGDRVTRKRTQADVWLESNRIYSGSVASEGDFALGTSSGGCMILNRDGRVIQTLSRPEGIQNNNVLTLFLDRDHNLWMGLDNGIDFVAYNTAITHIFPDQNNQVAGYAARIYQGKLFIGTSDGLYSVPLDFRESDLAFSKGQFTQVRGTDGQVWNLTEVNGQLLMGHHEGAFQIKGDAAYPLLPGVGSWLFAPLSSVYPSPQVIVGSYSGLDLLDYQGGTFRSEGKLPGLTESLRFLAIDNDNRIWTSHPYRGVFRIDLSPDHHSFTARLYTSKDGLPGDLNNYVYRVKNRVVVATEKGIFEYDPARDRFVLSDFMEPVFHHQKVRYLREDDNGNIWFVSSERVGIVDFRKPSGGNAYTIVYFPELTGETVGGFEFLYPYNDENVFISFDKGFFHLNYNRYLRSKPELTVMIGQVRTTARKDSLLFGGYFTNGDRVADVQTAIAHLPNLVNSFHFEYASPLYEQKDNISYSYQLTGFDKGWSDWTRKTEKDYTNLPAGTYTFQVKARNNLGNESKAASYTFTVEPAWYQTVWAYIGYILILCGILYLVSRYQRRKFASQQQKYEEEQDRLRYLHQLELEANEKQIVQLKNDKLESDVNFKNKELASVTMHLVQRGKLLSNIKEDLVRLQRHIDNPTGAQEFKKVIRLLNDDESNEEDWEHFSIHFDQVHSNFLANLKGRYPTLTSTDLKLCAYLRMNLSSKEIAQLMNISLRGVEISRYRLRKKLNVPSDANLYDYLITVTGH; encoded by the coding sequence ATGGGGGTTATTAAGGGTCAAAACACGATCGGCCTCCCCCAGATCATCAACTATCCAAAAGAGGTCTACCAGGCCGGCACCCAAAGCTGGGATATCGCACAAGACCATAACGGGATCCTTTATTTTGCCAATAACTCCGGGCTCCTCACCTTCAACGGGCACTACTGGCACCGGTACCCGATGCCCAATGAGACCATCGTCCGGTCCGTCCAGGTAGCCCCCTCAGGAAGGGTTTTTGTCGGGGCGCAGGACGAGATCGGTTATTTTTTCCCCGGTGCAAACGGGGACCTTGTCTATACCTCCCTGAAAAGCCTCGTCCCCGCTGCCGACCGGAAGTTTGCCGACGTCTGGGACATCTCTATTATAGGTGACCAGGTCTTTTTCCGCGCCGAAGACAAGATTTTCCTGTATAAGGACCAGACCGTAGCCGTGTATCCCGCGCCTTCGGAATGGCGTTTTATGGGGAATGTGGGGGAGGAAGTGTTTGCCCAGGACAAAGCCAAGGGCCTGATGCGCTTCAGGGAAGGGCGGTGGGAGCCCCTCCGCCAGCCGTTTGGTGGACCGGACACGCTGGTGACCACTCTTTTGCCTTTTGATAAGGATACGCTCCTGATCGGCACCAACCGTCACGGTCTTTATCTATTGACGGGGGACCGGGTGACCCGGAAAAGGACCCAGGCGGACGTGTGGCTGGAAAGCAACCGTATCTACAGCGGAAGCGTTGCCAGCGAAGGCGACTTTGCCTTGGGGACCAGCTCCGGGGGGTGTATGATCCTAAACAGGGACGGCCGGGTGATCCAGACGCTTTCCCGTCCGGAGGGTATCCAAAACAACAACGTCCTGACCCTTTTCCTGGACCGGGACCACAACCTTTGGATGGGACTGGACAACGGGATCGATTTTGTGGCATACAATACAGCCATTACCCATATTTTCCCCGACCAGAACAACCAGGTGGCGGGGTATGCCGCCCGGATCTACCAGGGCAAACTCTTTATCGGCACCTCCGATGGCCTGTACAGCGTCCCCCTGGACTTCCGGGAAAGCGACCTGGCCTTCTCCAAAGGGCAATTCACCCAGGTCCGGGGAACCGACGGACAGGTCTGGAACCTGACGGAGGTCAACGGCCAGCTCCTCATGGGGCACCACGAAGGGGCGTTTCAAATAAAGGGGGACGCGGCTTATCCCCTCCTCCCGGGGGTGGGAAGCTGGTTGTTCGCCCCCCTCTCCTCCGTCTATCCTTCTCCTCAGGTCATCGTCGGCTCCTATTCAGGTCTGGACCTCCTGGATTACCAGGGGGGAACGTTCCGCTCCGAAGGAAAGCTCCCCGGTCTTACCGAATCCCTGCGTTTCCTTGCCATCGACAATGACAACCGCATCTGGACCTCCCACCCTTACCGCGGGGTGTTCCGGATCGACCTCTCGCCCGATCACCACAGTTTTACCGCCCGGCTGTATACCTCCAAGGACGGCCTCCCCGGGGACCTGAACAACTATGTATACCGCGTCAAGAACCGCGTCGTCGTCGCCACCGAAAAAGGCATCTTCGAGTACGATCCCGCGCGCGACCGTTTTGTCCTGTCCGACTTTATGGAACCCGTTTTCCACCACCAAAAGGTCCGTTACCTCCGGGAAGACGACAACGGCAACATCTGGTTTGTCTCCAGCGAACGCGTGGGGATCGTCGACTTCCGCAAACCGTCGGGGGGGAATGCCTATACCATCGTCTATTTCCCCGAGCTCACCGGGGAGACCGTGGGCGGTTTCGAATTCCTGTACCCGTATAACGACGAGAATGTCTTTATCAGCTTCGACAAAGGTTTTTTCCACCTCAATTATAACCGCTACCTCCGGTCCAAACCCGAGCTCACCGTCATGATCGGCCAGGTCAGGACCACCGCGCGCAAGGACAGCCTTCTTTTCGGGGGGTATTTCACCAACGGCGATCGGGTCGCCGACGTCCAGACCGCCATCGCCCACCTGCCCAACCTGGTCAATTCCTTCCACTTCGAATACGCTTCCCCGCTCTATGAACAAAAGGACAACATCAGCTACAGCTACCAGCTCACCGGTTTTGACAAAGGCTGGTCCGACTGGACCCGGAAGACCGAAAAAGACTACACCAACCTCCCCGCCGGTACTTATACGTTCCAGGTCAAGGCCCGCAACAATTTAGGCAACGAATCCAAGGCGGCGTCTTATACCTTTACGGTCGAACCGGCCTGGTACCAGACGGTTTGGGCCTACATCGGCTATATCCTCATTTTGTGCGGTATCCTTTACCTGGTTTCCCGGTACCAGCGCCGGAAATTCGCCAGCCAGCAACAGAAGTACGAGGAAGAGCAGGACCGGCTTCGTTACCTCCACCAGTTGGAACTCGAAGCCAACGAAAAACAAATCGTCCAGCTCAAAAACGATAAGCTGGAGTCCGATGTCAATTTCAAAAACAAGGAGCTGGCTTCGGTGACGATGCACCTTGTCCAGCGCGGCAAGCTCCTCTCCAACATTAAGGAGGACCTGGTCCGGCTCCAGCGCCACATCGACAACCCCACGGGCGCCCAGGAGTTCAAAAAGGTCATCCGCCTGCTCAATGACGACGAGAGCAACGAGGAAGACTGGGAACACTTTTCCATCCATTTCGACCAGGTCCACAGTAATTTCCTCGCCAACCTGAAGGGCCGCTACCCCACCCTCACTTCCACCGACCTGAAGCTCTGCGCCTACCTGCGTATGAACCTTTCCTCCAAGGAGATCGCCCAGCTCATGAACATTTCCCTGCGGGGGGTGGAGATCAGCCGGTACCGGCTTCGGAAGAAGCTGAATGTGCCGTCGGATGCCAATTTATATGACTACCTGATCACGGTGACGGGGCATTAG
- a CDS encoding DUF1573 domain-containing protein produces MHKAILFSSIALIALSCGMGSGRNGAGGPVKDSTTVQILDSAYDFGKATEGEKVDFAFRFRNTGNHQLIIQDARASCGCTKPTWPKEPIPPGATATIKAEFNTEGRMGPAYKVITVTSNASPAFPPLKLTGVVVRKN; encoded by the coding sequence ATGCATAAAGCAATACTTTTCTCTTCCATCGCGCTGATCGCCCTGTCCTGCGGGATGGGCAGCGGCCGGAATGGAGCGGGTGGACCGGTAAAGGACTCCACCACGGTCCAGATCCTCGACTCTGCCTACGACTTCGGGAAAGCCACCGAAGGGGAGAAGGTGGACTTCGCCTTCCGCTTCCGGAATACCGGCAACCACCAGTTGATCATCCAGGACGCAAGGGCCAGTTGCGGCTGTACAAAACCCACCTGGCCAAAGGAACCCATCCCCCCGGGGGCTACGGCGACGATAAAGGCCGAGTTCAACACCGAAGGCAGGATGGGACCGGCGTACAAGGTCATCACGGTCACGTCCAACGCCAGCCCGGCTTTCCCGCCCCTGAAACTGACCGGCGTGGTGGTCAGGAAAAATTAA